The uncultured Mailhella sp. genome segment AAAACAAAGGCCGTTCTCCCCAGGGAAAACGGCCTTTGTTTTTTTCGGAATCCGCGTCAGGACGCCTGCCCCGACGGCTCCCGCTTCCTGAACACGATGAGCGGGCAGTTCTGGCAGATGTCCGCCCCAGGGAAGGGGTGGCCCGAACGCGTGATGGACACGCCGCCCGTTTTTTCCACGCGGTCGGCCATGCGTTCCACCACGGCGCGGATGTGAGAGCCGGGAATCATCACGTTGACTTCCCCGCGCTCCATCTTGCCGGAATTGTAGCTGCCCGCGCAGGCCAGGGTCAGATTGGCCTGACCGTGAATGCAGCTGAACGCCGTGCCGCCGCACACCGCGGAATTGATGCACAGGGACGGGCGGAAGGGATGCACGCCGGTAACGGCCATCCAGTCGCCCACAAGATGATACGCCTGCATGTTGTCGCAGCAGAAATGCACGACGTCCGGCATGTTCTTCTGTTCGCGCAAAGGCCGCATGACCACGGCCAGCGGCGCTTTTTCCATGCGGGGCTTGCTCTCCACAAAACCGCGCACCTGCGCCTCATCCGTGCCGAAGCGCAGAAGATCGCGCACCACCGCGTCGCTCACTTCGTCCACGCCGAAGCAGCAGCGGGCGTCGAGACACCAGAGCTTCTTCATCTCCAGAAGCACGGTGCGCCCCTCCATGCGGGCCCCGAGCTCCGCCTGACAAAACGTCAGCGGCCGCACCGGCTCGCAATATTCGTTCTCCGCCCGAAACTGCTCCACGCTCTTTTCGTCGAACAGAAACGTGATGCCCACAGGCTCGTGCATGAGGCGAAGAAAACGCATGAGACACTCATGCATGCGCGCGTAATCCATATTCATCTTCTCTCCTCCCGCAGCGCGCCGGATCCCCGAAGGCCTCCGTCACGCCCTTGCCGTCGTCCGGCCCGTTCACGGCAGAACCCGCCTTCCGGTTTTGCCGGAAAGCGGGCCTCACTTCGCCGCAACGCGTCTGCAACGCGCTTCGCGGCGCTCTTCAACAGGAACAGTTCCGCATCAGTTGTCGGAATCCAGCGCCTTGACCTCAACCTGCTTTTCTTCGTTGAGCCCAAGGGAGAACCTGCGGCCGTACCTCAGCAGAAAATCGCCGTCGGCAATGAAGGTGACGTCTTCCACGGTCACGCTTTCATCCTCGTCCTCGTCCTTTTCCTCCAGAGCGAGCCCCAGAATGATGCGGGAACGGCAGCCGCCTCCCAGCGTGTATTCGCGCAGGCGCACACAGGTTCCTTCATCTTCGTCTTCCAGCATGGAACGGAGTTTCGCCAGCATTTCTTCATTGACAGTCACTGTGAACATGGTCTTCTCCCGTGTTGCGCAGGCACTTCTGCCGACGGTTCCGCCCCGTATCCTGCTTCCGGGCCTCCCGGAAAACGGATCCTGTCCCGACGCCTTTCCTAAGCGTTCAGAGCCGTCAGCACGACCTGCTTCTCTTCATTGAAGCTCAGCTCGTAAGCCTTGCCGTACTTTGTCAGAAAATCATTGTCTGCGATGAAGGGGACGTCTTCGACGAGAATCTTTTCATCCTCGTCTTCGTCCATTTCGTCCATGCCCAGACCGAGCACGATCTTGCAATGTCATCCGCCGCCCACTTTGTATTCGCGCAGACGCACGCAGATTTCCTCATCTTCATCTTCCAGCATGGCGCGAAGCTTTTCCAGCATTTCGTCGCCTATGGTCACGGTAAACATAGCTGCTCCTGTTGATTTTGCGCTGTCACACGACAACGGTGGAAAGGCCGTGTCTTCTGAAGCGTTCCCGAACTTCCCTGAGGGCTTCCGGCGTGTACTGTTCCACCGGCGGCAACGGCTTTCCGAGGGCCTGATACTTGCTTTTTCCAAAGGCATGGCACGGCATGATCTCTATTTCGGAACGGCCGTACCTGCCGAAAAACTGCGCCATGGCTTCAAGATTCTCGTCCGAATCGTTGAGGCCCGGCATGAGCGGCATGCGGATGCGCACTTCCTTGCCCGACTCCAGCGCCGCGCCCATGTTGCGGAGTATGAGGGCGTTGTCCTGCCCGGTAAGCTCCCGGTGTCTTGCAGGATCCATGTGCTTGCAGTCGAAAAGGAAAAGATCCGCCAGCTTGAGGGCCTTGTCGAAGCGTTCTTCCGGGCAGAAGCCGCAGGTGTCCACGGTCACGTGCCAGCCCTCATAGAGAGAGGCTTCCGCAAGATCGAGAAAAAACTCGCCCGCCGCCGTGGGCTCTCCGCCCCCGAAGGTCACGCCGCCCCCGGAATTTTCATAGAAAAGCGCGTCCTTGCGCACAACGGCGATCACTTCGTCCACGCTCATGACCCTGCCGCTCATTTCTCTGGCCTTGGTCGGACACGCCGGGGCGCAGGCTCCGCAGGAAAGGCACTTTTCCCTGTCGAGCAGAGACACGCCGTTTTCCATGCGCACGGCGCCCGCGGGGCAGACCTTTTCGCAGGCTCCGCAGCCCGTGCACAGATCCTGAAAGAACAGAAGCTGAGGGGCAAAGCTCTGGGATTCGGGATTGCTGCACCAGAGGCAGCGGAGCGGGCAGCCTTTCAGAAACACGGTGGTTCTGATGCCGGGGCCGTCCTTGGTGGACATGCGCTGAATGTTGTAAACCGTTCCCTTGCTCATGGATCCCCTCCCCGCGGGCGGCCCGTGCCGTTCCGGCGGCCTTCTGCGGCCCCCGTTTTCCGAAACCCCCGGGCGACCGGTGTTCCGCTCTTATGCGAGGCGGCGGAGCCGGGCCCCGCCGCCGTTCGTTTTACTGGGCGTACTCGGTACGCTTGATTATTTCATTCTGCACGCCGCGGTCGAGGCGGGTGAAGTAGGCGCTGAATCCGGCCACGCGGACCACGAGATCCTTGTAGTCCTGCGGATGATCCTGCGCGTCCTGCAGCGTGGCGGAGCTTACGCAGTTGAACTGAATGTGCGAACCGCCGTAGTCGCAGTAGGTCTTGATGAGCGAAATGAGATTGCGCGCGCCCTGCGGACCTTCCAGCGCGGAGGGCAGGAACTTCACGTTGAAGTGGTTCGCGCCGTAGCGCACGGTGTCGATGGCTTCCGCACCGGACTTGATGAGGGCGGTGACGCCTTCATGATCGGTGCCGGGCATGGCGGACACGCTGCCGTCGGTAAGGGCCACGCCTGCCTTGCGGCCCGTGGGCAGAGCGCCCATGAGCGAGCCGAAGTAGTTGTGGTAGGAGAGCGAGTAGGCGTCCAGAGGCGTTCTGTGGCCGAAGCAGTCCGGGCCGACGGAGCTGTGGATTTCATCCACGTCGCGGTAGAATCGCTGCACGAATTCTTCCACTTCGGGATAGTCGTTGCCGTGCTTGGGAGCCTCGAAGCACATCTTGCGGATGTCTTCATAGCCTTCAAAGTTGGCGTTGAGGGCTTCCAGCAGCTGTTCCATGGTGAGCTTCCTGGTGTCGAACACCAGATGCTTGATGGCGAGCAGCGAGTTGGCGGCGTCTATGCCCGCGGTCATGATGGGGTTCACCTGCGGATACTTGGTGCCGCCGGCTTCTTCGCACATGCCCTTTTCCACGCAGCCTTCGTACATGACCGAGCGGAAAATGCTCGGCACCACCTGCAGACGGGCCATCTGGCTGAGATCGGAGTGATGGCGGGAAATGGTGAACAGGTGCTTGAGCTGCGCCTTGCAGGCGTCGTACACTTCTTCAAAGGTCTTGAATTCGCGAGGATCGCCGGTTTCCGCGCCCACCACCTTCTTGGTGGAGGGATCCTTGCCGTTGTGGAGCAGAAGTTCCACGACCTTGGCGAGGCAGGGCTGGTCTTCCTGCGTGATGAAGCTGCCCATGCCGCAGATGCCCGTGGACACGCAGCCGTAGTTGCCGCAGTTGCGGGCGTCTTCGAGCGTGATGCCGCCTTCGTACTGAGAGAAGCGGGCGAGATTGCGTTCGATGACCACGGTGTTGTTGAGAATCTGAGGCTGGCCGGAGCCGCCGCGGATGCAGTCCACCACCTTGTTCATGTAGGAAGTCTTGAGCTTCGGATGATAGAGCAGGGTCAGCGTGGGCTGAATGCCGCGCATTCTGATCTGGGTTTCCAGCAGCAGTTCTTCCAGTTCGGTGCTGGCGTCGCGGCCGTAGGCGTCCACGCCGCCGATGGTGATGGTCTGGCCGGTGTGGCCGGAAAGCGTCTTGGCGTAGGAGCCGCCCTGGTATTCGCCGAGTTCCATGTGCTTGATCCACTGGAACTTCAGCAGGGTGATGACCTGTTCGCGGGTCAGCTTTCCTTCGTCGATGTCCTTCTTGTAGAAGGGATACATGTACTGACCATAACGGCCGGGGGAGGTGGCGCAGGCCATCTGTTCCACTTCGATGGCGAGGTGAATGAACCAGAAGGACTGGATGGCTTCACGGAAGTTGCGGGCGGGATATTCGGGCACGCGACGGCAGATTTCCGCGATTTCCAGAAGTTCGGCCTTGTTCTTGGGATCGGTTTCGGCTTCGGCCGTCTTTTCCGCAAGGTCGGCATAGCGGTGGGAATGGGCAATGACGGCTTCCGTGGCCACGATCATGGCGCGGTAGAGGTCATGCTTTTCCTTGTTTTCCAGCGTGGTGGGGCAGTCGAGGAGGCGCTTTTTCAGATCGTCCACCACCCAGCGCAGGCCCTTGTTGAGCGCCTTGGGATAGTCGGCGATGCCGGAACCGGAAGCCACGCTCACGTTGTCGTAGTACATGCCGGCCTTGGAATACTGCGCGGGATTCACACCGTACTTGTCCTTGTACATCTTGTTGTTCAGGGCAATGCAGGTGCGGTTCTTCCACTTCTTGTACACCTTTTCGAGCAGATCCTGGGTCTCCTGCGGAATCTTCATTTCGCCGAGAGAGGTCATCTTGGCGAGCTGCATTTCGTCCTTGATCCAGGACACGTTCCATTCAGGATACGGATTCACGCCGCAGCGGATGCCCGTAAGCGTGCCCACGATGGGGTTGCCGTCCAGAAAAATCTTCTT includes the following:
- a CDS encoding DUF169 domain-containing protein, translated to MNMDYARMHECLMRFLRLMHEPVGITFLFDEKSVEQFRAENEYCEPVRPLTFCQAELGARMEGRTVLLEMKKLWCLDARCCFGVDEVSDAVVRDLLRFGTDEAQVRGFVESKPRMEKAPLAVVMRPLREQKNMPDVVHFCCDNMQAYHLVGDWMAVTGVHPFRPSLCINSAVCGGTAFSCIHGQANLTLACAGSYNSGKMERGEVNVMIPGSHIRAVVERMADRVEKTGGVSITRSGHPFPGADICQNCPLIVFRKREPSGQAS
- a CDS encoding ErpA-related iron-sulfur cluster insertion protein (Members of this family, many of which are selenoproteins, show homology to the iron-sulfur cluster insertion ErpA that was described in Escherichia coli.) — encoded protein: MFTVTVNEEMLAKLRSMLEDEDEGTCVRLREYTLGGGCRSRIILGLALEEKDEDEDESVTVEDVTFIADGDFLLRYGRRFSLGLNEEKQVEVKALDSDN
- a CDS encoding ErpA-related iron-sulfur cluster insertion protein (Members of this family, many of which are selenoproteins, show homology to the iron-sulfur cluster insertion ErpA that was described in Escherichia coli.), with product MFTVTIGDEMLEKLRAMLEDEDEEICVRLREYKVGGGUHCKIVLGLGMDEMDEDEDEKILVEDVPFIADNDFLTKYGKAYELSFNEEKQVVLTALNA
- a CDS encoding glycyl-radical enzyme activating protein, coding for MSKGTVYNIQRMSTKDGPGIRTTVFLKGCPLRCLWCSNPESQSFAPQLLFFQDLCTGCGACEKVCPAGAVRMENGVSLLDREKCLSCGACAPACPTKAREMSGRVMSVDEVIAVVRKDALFYENSGGGVTFGGGEPTAAGEFFLDLAEASLYEGWHVTVDTCGFCPEERFDKALKLADLFLFDCKHMDPARHRELTGQDNALILRNMGAALESGKEVRIRMPLMPGLNDSDENLEAMAQFFGRYGRSEIEIMPCHAFGKSKYQALGKPLPPVEQYTPEALREVRERFRRHGLSTVVV
- a CDS encoding glycyl radical protein, producing MSVMQFTSPAPVEGQGYGINWDTAEQRVQELKDFLMTAPQVMDPERLRCLLDVYDEFAGESTLYIRAKLFERVLLTKKIFLDGNPIVGTLTGIRCGVNPYPEWNVSWIKDEMQLAKMTSLGEMKIPQETQDLLEKVYKKWKNRTCIALNNKMYKDKYGVNPAQYSKAGMYYDNVSVASGSGIADYPKALNKGLRWVVDDLKKRLLDCPTTLENKEKHDLYRAMIVATEAVIAHSHRYADLAEKTAEAETDPKNKAELLEIAEICRRVPEYPARNFREAIQSFWFIHLAIEVEQMACATSPGRYGQYMYPFYKKDIDEGKLTREQVITLLKFQWIKHMELGEYQGGSYAKTLSGHTGQTITIGGVDAYGRDASTELEELLLETQIRMRGIQPTLTLLYHPKLKTSYMNKVVDCIRGGSGQPQILNNTVVIERNLARFSQYEGGITLEDARNCGNYGCVSTGICGMGSFITQEDQPCLAKVVELLLHNGKDPSTKKVVGAETGDPREFKTFEEVYDACKAQLKHLFTISRHHSDLSQMARLQVVPSIFRSVMYEGCVEKGMCEEAGGTKYPQVNPIMTAGIDAANSLLAIKHLVFDTRKLTMEQLLEALNANFEGYEDIRKMCFEAPKHGNDYPEVEEFVQRFYRDVDEIHSSVGPDCFGHRTPLDAYSLSYHNYFGSLMGALPTGRKAGVALTDGSVSAMPGTDHEGVTALIKSGAEAIDTVRYGANHFNVKFLPSALEGPQGARNLISLIKTYCDYGGSHIQFNCVSSATLQDAQDHPQDYKDLVVRVAGFSAYFTRLDRGVQNEIIKRTEYAQ